Proteins encoded together in one Telopea speciosissima isolate NSW1024214 ecotype Mountain lineage chromosome 4, Tspe_v1, whole genome shotgun sequence window:
- the LOC122660277 gene encoding probable LRR receptor-like serine/threonine-protein kinase At2g23950, protein MIFVNKRPSATATAMVFKLLFLIFFLSSATLSLCFEPRNQEVEALISIRRALIDPHGVLNNWDEDSVDPCSWAMVTCSPENLVIGLGAPSQNLSGILSGTIGFLTNLRQVLLQNNNISGEIPAELGNLPKLQTLDLSNNEFSGIIPESLGELKGLQYMRLNNNSLYGAFPVSLSKIPQLAFLDLSFNNLSGPLPTKFPARTFNVVGNPLICGGHSTEACCGTPMPIPLSFSLDSSQKKSKNRKVAVAIGASLCSAFLILLTLGLLRWWRKNHQNRSVLNINDKQEEGLINLGNLRQFTLREIQVATENFSSKNILGKGGFGNVYKGRLTDGTMVAVKRLKDISGTSGESQFKTEVEMISLAVHRNLLRLLGYCATSNERLLVYPYMSNGSVASRLKGKPTLDWNTRKRIALGAARGLLYLHEQCDPKIIHRDVKAANILLDDYCEAVVGDFGLAKLLDHADSHVTTAVRGTVGHIAPEYLSTGQSSEKTDVFGFGILLLELITGMRALQFGKAVNQKGAMLDWVKKIQKEKKVEVLVDKDLGPNYDRIEVGEMIQVALLCTQFLPAHRPKMSEVVRMLEGDGLAEKWEASQRAQAHKKTETSSAITGATMRPIRCMSQLKQQHHDVEDDDDDDDDVHARMLWVKIDDDDDRSLDTHAMELSGPR, encoded by the exons ATGATTTTTGTGAACAAGAGGCCCTCTGCAACTGCAACAGCCATGGTGTTCAAGCTCCtctttctcatcttctttctctcctctgcTACTCTTTCTTTGTGTTTCGAACCTCGCAACCAGGAAG tCGAAGCTCTGATCAGTATCAGAAGAGCTTTGATTGATCCTCATGGAGTTCTGAACAACTGGGATGAAGACTCTGTTGATCCCTGTAGCTGGGCTATGGTTACTTGTTCACCAGAAAATCTGGTTATTGGACT GGGAGCTCCAAGCCAGAACCTGTCAGGAATTTTGTCTGGAACGATTGGCTTCTTAACGAATCTCCGGCAAGT GTTACTGCAAAATAACAACATATCAGGAGAAATTCCAGCAGAGCTAGGAAATCTTCCCAAGCTTCAGACATTGGATCTCTCCAACAACGAGTTCTCTGGCATCATTCCCGAGTCTCTGGGAGAGCTGAAGGGTCTTCAGTACAT GAGGCTGAACAATAACAGCTTGTATGGAGCCTTCCCTGTGTCATTATCGAAAATCCCTCAACTTGCTTTCTT GGATTTATCTTTCAACAATCTCAGTGGACCTTTGCCCACCAAATTTCCCGCCAGAACATTCAA TGTTGTGGGAAACCCTCTAATATGTGGAGGCCATTCTACTGAAGCTTGCTGTGGAACACCCATGCCTATTCCGCTTTCCTTCTCTTTAGATTCATCACAGA aaaaatccaagaaCAGGAAAGTAGCCGTTGCAATTGGTGCTAGCCTTTGCTCTGCCTTCCTCATTCTACTAACACTGGGCCTCCTTCGCTGGTGGAGGAAGAATCATCAAAACCGATCCGTACTGAACATAAACG ACAAGCAAGAGGAGGGACTAATAAACTTAGGCAACCTCAGACAATTCACACTGAGAGAGATCCAAGTAGCAACAGAGAACTTCAGCTCCAAGAACATATTAGGCAAAGGAGGGTTCGGAAACGTATACAAGGGAAGATTAACAGATGGAACAATGGTAGCAGTGAAGAGATTGAAAGACATAAGTGGAACCTCAGGTGAATCACAGTTCAAAACTGAAGTAGAGATGATTAGCCTTGCAGTTCATCGTAACCTTCTTAGATTGCTTGGTTACTGTGCCACCTCCAACGAAAGGCTTCTCGTCTATCCTTACATGTCTAATGGTAGCGTCGCTTCCAGGCTTAAAG GTAAGCCAACGTTGGATTGGAACACAAGGAAGAGAATTGCATTGGGAGCAGCAAGGGGTCTTCTCTATCTACATGAACAATGCGATCCAAAGATTATCCACAGAGATGTTAAAGCTGCAAACATTCTTCTCGACGATTACTGTGAAGCCGTTGTTGGTGACTTTGGCCTTGCTAAGCTGCTTGATCACGCAGATTCTCATGTCACCACCGCCGTCCGCGGCACTGTCGGACATATAGCACCGGAATATTTATCGACGGGGCAGTCGTCGGAGAAAACTGATgtgtttggttttggtattcTCTTGTTGGAACTTATCACCGGCATGAGAGCTCTGCAATTCGGTAAAGCAGTTAACCAGAAAGGAGCAATGCTTGATTGG GTGAAGAAGAtacagaaagagaagaaggtggAGGTGTTGGTGGACAAGGACTTGGGTCCTAATTATGATAGAATTGAAGTGGGGGAGATGATACAAGTGGCACTTTTGTGTACACAGTTTTTGCCGGCCCATAGGCCCAAAATGTCTGAGGTGGTACGGATGTTGGAAGGTGATGGGCTTGCAGAGAAGTGGGAAGCATCACAGAGAGCCCAGGCCCATAAGAAGACAGAGACTTCTAGTGCTATTACTGGAGCTACAATGCGGCCCATTAGATGCATGTCGCAGCTGAAGCAGCAACATCATGAtgttgaggatgatgatgatgatgatgatgatgttcaTGCGAGAATGCTTTGGGTGAagatagatgatgatgatgatcggTCTTTGGATACCCATGCCATGGAGCTCTCTGGTCCAAGATGA